Proteins co-encoded in one Marinobacter gudaonensis genomic window:
- a CDS encoding C39 family peptidase, giving the protein MLLVLAGSLLTFTMVQEATVVEPFEKNTIVIEQDVDASPVELRLDARVEPLVEQKYRNIVRQAYDYSCGSAALTTVLNFYLGRTLSERQVMEGLLHYGESERIVERRAFSMLDMKRLVTALGYPSGGFRATIDDLKDLDHPAIVPIHHAGFKHFVVLRTIRDGRAYVADPSVGNISFTLAQFEEKWDDNVLFIVFPGSDKPLDNLELKEEDLRFVDDQTMTLLALERIPAFHEATERRIQNLLERQKNNPDGSVENTRKQLHYRRN; this is encoded by the coding sequence ATGCTGCTGGTGCTCGCTGGATCCCTTCTCACATTCACCATGGTGCAGGAAGCCACCGTTGTGGAGCCGTTCGAGAAGAACACCATTGTTATCGAGCAGGATGTCGACGCCAGTCCGGTAGAGCTGAGACTGGATGCGCGGGTAGAGCCTCTGGTGGAGCAGAAGTATCGGAACATTGTCCGCCAGGCCTACGACTACAGCTGTGGCAGTGCCGCGCTGACCACGGTGCTGAATTTCTACCTGGGGCGAACCCTGTCGGAACGTCAGGTGATGGAAGGCTTGCTGCATTACGGCGAGAGTGAGCGCATTGTTGAGCGTCGCGCCTTTTCGATGCTCGACATGAAGCGATTGGTGACGGCCCTTGGCTATCCGTCTGGTGGATTCCGCGCCACCATCGATGACCTCAAGGACCTGGACCATCCGGCCATCGTTCCTATTCACCACGCCGGGTTCAAGCATTTCGTGGTGCTGCGCACTATCCGCGACGGTCGGGCCTATGTGGCCGATCCCTCGGTCGGAAACATTTCCTTCACGCTGGCGCAGTTTGAAGAGAAGTGGGACGACAACGTTCTGTTCATTGTGTTCCCGGGCAGTGACAAACCGCTTGATAACCTCGAGCTCAAGGAAGAGGACCTTCGCTTTGTGGATGATCAGACAATGACCCTCCTGGCGCTGGAGCGGATACCGGCATTTCACGAGGCCACCGAAAGGCGCATCCAGAATCTGCTGGAACGGCAGAAGAACAACCCCGACGGCAGTGTCGAGAACACCCGAAAACAGCTGCACTACCGCCGGAACTAA
- the malT gene encoding HTH-type transcriptional regulator MalT: MTTTLNPGQITFIAAKNQSPVPPPALLPREKFNDLLHGLEPVSLLLVHAPAGYGKTTTMAERLATLEARSAWFRLESGDNDPARFAGYLANALNGATDGACVDVLNGLQQQGYAHLEAFLTDLLAALPQDDQPLYLVLDDYHLISNPDIHDALRFLLRHLPGYLTLVLVSRTVPPVGVAQLRMQGRLSEITSRHLGFTPDEAQHYLQARLPFEVSREDIERAVRRVEGWISALQLLSASSATSIEFSEFVDQLEHGNQNIFDYFDELLGNDLTDQQRRFLMRTSILDRFNAGMVMRVMDDTDGQALLSSLLSMGLFITPVDNSALWFRYHPLFSVYLRHLLTCTTRENQRDLHQRATDAWLELNHAEEGAKHAIAAEDPERITRVLTLHGRKFFTEGQFSLLQRCLDTLPQEIIADDPTLTLLRAWVAQGQYKFDEVENWLSAAEARLQASMSQDTQRAVHGEFSAIRAQVAMNYGDGDRALVLAREAIEQEARYLPTSRVAAASVIGEALFVKGELEEALARMQDTEHLARAHQAHQNVLWALCQQSEISVAMGLLQKAYNIQERAFQYAEENHLNHLPILEFLFRIRSQIMWEWHHLESAERCALQGIEILEAQGERWYVQSYTSLAKVAQARGRQSLCADYIAKIQKMLASSDYHLDWVANAHATMLSYWDAVRDRDAIQRWLTIAPHCDPVAATNHFYQCNGRNQARALISLGQFELARPLLEALTSVAGEFGLKTDLNRNHIALAYLYWQLDDRDTALSHMKTALELASTTGAVGSFLRLGKELIVLLKALINEQAIEGMELQRAERLIQLAQQQRDFSRAIRISLDEAIIQDIIDRPDVPELIRTSPLTRREWQILSLIHAGLSNDQIAEHLKVASTTVKTHIRSLYQKQNISHRSEAIELAKDLLSKIQGD, encoded by the coding sequence ATGACAACAACACTGAATCCGGGACAGATCACCTTTATCGCCGCCAAGAACCAGAGCCCGGTGCCGCCTCCAGCCCTGTTGCCCAGAGAGAAGTTCAACGACCTGCTCCACGGCCTGGAACCGGTCAGCCTGCTTCTGGTGCACGCGCCGGCCGGCTACGGCAAGACCACCACCATGGCCGAACGGTTGGCGACGCTTGAGGCCCGGTCAGCCTGGTTCCGGCTGGAATCCGGGGACAACGACCCGGCTCGGTTTGCCGGCTACCTGGCCAACGCCCTGAACGGGGCCACGGATGGCGCGTGCGTGGATGTGCTTAACGGCCTCCAGCAGCAGGGTTACGCACATCTCGAAGCCTTTCTGACCGATTTGCTGGCGGCGCTGCCCCAGGACGACCAGCCTCTGTACCTTGTGCTGGACGATTACCACCTGATCAGCAATCCAGACATCCACGACGCACTGCGTTTCCTGCTCAGGCACCTTCCGGGCTATCTCACTCTGGTTCTGGTCAGCCGCACCGTTCCGCCGGTAGGCGTGGCTCAATTGAGGATGCAAGGCAGGCTCTCGGAGATCACCAGCCGCCATCTCGGATTCACCCCGGACGAGGCCCAGCACTATCTGCAGGCCAGACTGCCGTTCGAGGTCTCGCGGGAAGATATAGAACGAGCGGTGCGCCGGGTCGAAGGCTGGATCTCAGCTCTCCAGTTGTTGTCAGCTTCTTCTGCCACCAGCATCGAGTTCAGTGAGTTCGTGGATCAGCTGGAACACGGCAATCAGAACATCTTTGACTACTTCGACGAACTGCTCGGCAACGATCTGACCGATCAGCAACGGCGGTTCCTGATGCGCACGAGCATCCTGGACCGGTTTAATGCCGGCATGGTGATGCGGGTGATGGACGACACCGACGGCCAGGCGCTGCTCAGCAGCCTGCTTTCCATGGGGCTGTTCATTACTCCGGTGGACAACTCCGCTCTCTGGTTCCGGTACCACCCTCTCTTTTCGGTGTACCTGCGCCATCTACTCACCTGTACCACCCGCGAGAATCAGCGCGACCTTCACCAGCGGGCGACCGATGCCTGGCTGGAGCTCAACCATGCGGAAGAGGGCGCCAAGCACGCGATTGCTGCGGAAGATCCGGAACGCATCACCCGGGTTCTGACCCTTCATGGTCGCAAGTTCTTCACCGAGGGCCAGTTCAGCCTGCTGCAACGCTGCCTGGACACCCTGCCCCAGGAGATCATTGCCGATGACCCCACGCTGACCCTGCTGCGAGCCTGGGTGGCCCAGGGCCAGTACAAGTTCGATGAAGTTGAGAACTGGCTCTCGGCAGCGGAAGCCCGGCTTCAAGCCTCCATGAGCCAGGACACCCAGCGGGCCGTGCATGGCGAATTCAGCGCGATCCGGGCACAAGTGGCCATGAACTACGGGGACGGCGATCGAGCCCTGGTTCTCGCCCGAGAAGCCATCGAACAGGAAGCCCGCTACCTGCCAACCTCGCGGGTGGCCGCGGCCTCGGTGATCGGCGAGGCACTGTTCGTGAAAGGTGAACTGGAAGAAGCGCTGGCGCGGATGCAGGACACCGAACACCTGGCCCGCGCCCACCAGGCACACCAGAACGTGCTCTGGGCCCTGTGCCAGCAAAGTGAGATCAGCGTTGCCATGGGGCTGTTGCAGAAGGCCTACAACATCCAGGAACGCGCTTTCCAGTACGCCGAGGAAAACCACCTGAACCATCTGCCGATCCTGGAATTCCTGTTCCGGATTCGCAGCCAGATCATGTGGGAGTGGCACCATCTGGAGAGCGCTGAACGCTGCGCCCTCCAGGGCATCGAAATTCTCGAGGCCCAGGGCGAACGCTGGTATGTGCAGAGTTACACTTCCCTGGCCAAGGTGGCCCAGGCCCGCGGCAGGCAGAGCCTGTGCGCCGACTATATTGCCAAGATCCAGAAGATGCTGGCCTCCAGTGACTACCACCTGGACTGGGTCGCCAACGCCCACGCCACCATGCTCTCCTACTGGGACGCCGTGCGCGACCGCGACGCCATCCAACGTTGGCTAACCATCGCCCCTCACTGCGACCCGGTGGCCGCCACCAACCACTTCTACCAGTGCAATGGCCGCAACCAGGCCCGGGCACTGATCAGTCTTGGCCAGTTCGAGCTTGCCCGTCCCCTGCTGGAAGCGCTGACGTCGGTGGCCGGCGAGTTCGGTCTGAAAACCGACCTGAACCGCAACCACATTGCCCTGGCTTATCTGTATTGGCAGCTCGATGATCGCGACACGGCCTTGAGCCACATGAAAACCGCGCTGGAGCTGGCCAGCACCACAGGCGCGGTGGGCAGTTTTCTGCGCCTCGGCAAGGAGCTGATCGTTCTGCTCAAGGCGCTGATCAACGAACAGGCGATTGAAGGAATGGAGCTCCAACGGGCCGAGCGCCTGATCCAGCTGGCGCAGCAGCAACGGGATTTCAGCCGGGCGATCCGGATTTCTCTGGACGAGGCCATCATCCAGGACATCATTGATCGCCCTGATGTGCCCGAGCTGATCCGGACCTCGCCGCTTACCCGCCGGGAATGGCAAATTCTCAGCCTGATTCACGCCGGCCTCTCCAACGACCAGATTGCCGAACACCTGAAGGTGGCCTCGACCACGGTCAAGACCCACATACGCAGCCTGTATCAGAAGCAGAACATCAGCCATCGCTCGGAGGCGATCGAACTGGCCAAGGACCTGCTGAGCAAGATTCAGGGGGACTAG
- a CDS encoding DUF2238 domain-containing protein yields the protein MSNRLAPLAWVVAFLAVFLWSGIGPRDRMTWVLEVLPAVIGFGLVIWCYFRYPLTPLVYQLILIHAVILMVGGHYTYAEVPAFDWFRDWFGWQRNNYDKLGHFAQGFVPAVIARELVIRFGVFARRGWRSFFIVCFCLALSAFYELIEWWVALLSEEAAESFLGTQGYVWDTQSDMAWALSGAILALVVLGRMHDRQLRSLTPGDPATGR from the coding sequence ATGAGTAACAGACTGGCCCCCCTGGCCTGGGTTGTCGCCTTTCTGGCGGTTTTTCTCTGGTCTGGCATTGGTCCCCGGGACCGGATGACCTGGGTACTGGAAGTATTGCCTGCCGTGATCGGTTTTGGTCTGGTAATCTGGTGCTATTTTCGCTACCCGCTTACCCCGCTTGTGTATCAGTTGATCCTGATACACGCGGTCATCCTGATGGTCGGCGGTCACTACACCTATGCCGAGGTGCCGGCCTTTGACTGGTTCCGGGACTGGTTCGGCTGGCAGCGTAACAATTACGACAAATTGGGGCACTTTGCCCAGGGCTTCGTGCCGGCCGTAATCGCCCGCGAGCTGGTGATCCGCTTCGGGGTGTTTGCGCGCCGGGGCTGGCGGTCTTTCTTTATCGTGTGTTTCTGCCTGGCCCTGAGCGCCTTCTACGAACTGATCGAATGGTGGGTGGCACTTCTGAGCGAAGAGGCTGCAGAGTCGTTCTTGGGCACCCAGGGCTATGTCTGGGACACCCAGTCCGACATGGCCTGGGCTCTGTCCGGTGCCATTCTTGCCCTGGTAGTGCTGGGTCGGATGCATGACCGCCAGCTCCGCTCGCTCACACCGGGCGACCCTGCAACCGGGAGGTGA
- a CDS encoding N-acyl-D-amino-acid deacylase family protein: MDLFDTLIVGGRYFDGTGEPSRMTHVGIKDGKVTRLFDEEPDHALAREVIDARGCWVTPGFLDTHTHYDAELLVSPSLSESVRHGVTTVLIGSCSLSMVCSEAEDASDIFTRVETVPREKVLPILQEYKTWRSPREWVEFVDRHPLGPNVISFLGHSDLRTAVMGLHRATDRAVTPTEAEQARMEGLLEEALQEGFLGLSTMCLKWDKVDGDREWSKSLPSTYARWREVSRLNRILRRYGRVHQGAPNAANPLQVTQYLRETLGWLRRPLKTTLIAMIDLKGNPTVRPMASLVGWLANTLGGNFRWQLLPTPFTVYADGMDIVLFEEFGAGEMALDIRDQLERNELLKDEQYRRNFRKFYKEKLSPRVWQRDFGDAVILGCPDASVVGRNFAELAAERGVHVVDFFLDMVVAHGRALRWYTTVGNHRQDRLRKMVNHPGALITFSDAGAHLRNMAFYNLPLRFLKLVRDSHEEGTPVMSLERAVHRLTGEQADWLGIDAGHLRVGDRADVAVLDPRGLDQDLERVEWAEMQNFGLERMVNRVPGCVRHVLINGRKAVIEGEIEPDLGRTVGFGRFLRAGDRKATATEGM, from the coding sequence GTGGACCTGTTCGATACCCTTATTGTTGGCGGCCGCTATTTCGATGGGACCGGCGAACCTTCCCGAATGACCCATGTGGGTATCAAAGATGGGAAAGTTACCCGCCTGTTTGACGAGGAACCCGATCACGCCCTGGCCCGCGAGGTGATTGATGCCCGAGGTTGCTGGGTCACACCGGGTTTTCTGGACACCCATACCCATTACGATGCCGAGCTGCTGGTGTCGCCTTCGCTCTCGGAGTCAGTGCGACACGGCGTAACGACGGTGCTCATTGGCAGTTGTTCGCTCAGCATGGTGTGTTCTGAGGCCGAGGATGCCTCGGACATATTCACCCGTGTAGAGACCGTGCCCCGGGAAAAGGTCCTGCCCATACTTCAAGAGTACAAAACCTGGCGCTCGCCCCGGGAGTGGGTTGAGTTTGTGGATCGCCATCCCCTGGGGCCCAACGTAATCAGTTTCCTGGGGCACAGCGACTTGCGCACGGCCGTGATGGGGCTGCACCGGGCCACCGACCGCGCGGTCACGCCAACCGAAGCGGAGCAGGCCCGAATGGAGGGTTTGCTGGAGGAAGCCCTGCAGGAAGGCTTCCTCGGCCTGTCGACCATGTGCCTGAAGTGGGACAAGGTGGACGGTGATCGTGAATGGTCCAAGAGCCTGCCGAGCACCTACGCCCGCTGGCGGGAGGTCAGCCGCCTGAACCGGATACTGCGGCGCTACGGCCGGGTGCATCAGGGCGCACCCAACGCCGCCAATCCGCTCCAGGTGACCCAGTACCTGAGGGAAACCCTGGGCTGGCTGCGCCGGCCCCTCAAGACCACCCTGATTGCCATGATCGACCTCAAGGGCAACCCGACCGTGCGGCCCATGGCCAGCCTGGTGGGCTGGCTGGCCAACACCCTGGGCGGAAACTTCCGCTGGCAGTTGTTGCCAACACCCTTTACCGTCTACGCCGATGGCATGGACATTGTGCTGTTCGAGGAGTTCGGTGCCGGCGAGATGGCGCTGGATATCCGCGACCAGTTGGAGCGAAACGAACTGCTCAAAGACGAGCAATACCGGCGCAACTTCCGGAAGTTCTACAAGGAGAAACTGTCGCCGCGGGTCTGGCAGCGGGATTTCGGCGATGCGGTGATTCTCGGGTGTCCGGACGCGTCCGTGGTTGGCCGCAACTTTGCCGAGCTAGCCGCGGAGCGGGGTGTTCATGTGGTGGATTTCTTCCTGGACATGGTCGTGGCCCATGGCCGTGCGCTGCGCTGGTACACCACCGTGGGTAATCACCGGCAGGACCGGCTCAGGAAAATGGTGAATCACCCGGGCGCGCTGATCACCTTCTCCGATGCCGGTGCCCACCTCCGGAACATGGCGTTCTACAACCTGCCCCTGCGCTTTCTCAAACTGGTGCGCGACAGCCATGAGGAAGGCACGCCGGTGATGTCACTGGAGCGCGCGGTGCATCGCCTCACCGGCGAGCAGGCGGACTGGCTGGGCATCGACGCGGGCCACCTGAGAGTGGGTGACCGGGCCGATGTCGCCGTGCTGGACCCCCGCGGGCTGGACCAGGATCTGGAGCGAGTGGAATGGGCGGAAATGCAGAATTTCGGTCTTGAGCGCATGGTCAATCGGGTACCCGGCTGTGTGAGGCATGTGTTGATCAACGGGCGTAAGGCGGTTATCGAGGGTGAGATTGAACCGGATCTGGGCCGCACTGTGGGTTTCGGTCGCTTTCTGCGCGCCGGAGACAGGAAAGCGACAGCAACAGAAGGCATGTGA
- a CDS encoding efflux RND transporter periplasmic adaptor subunit: MGKTRISSKWLFWGLLAGLALATLLFTLRPDPVWVDLASVTRGPLEVTITEEGRTRVRDRYLVSSPVAGYLHRVLLEVGDPVIPGELLTEVDPMPAATLDARSRAEAEARVESARSALNSTRQKVAAAQAEADLAARELARLQVLSPENFVSDERLQQARAAADRAQAILRSARFDEEVMAHELAAARTRLDVSAARASGNGSVERVPVRSPVNGSVLAVVRKSEGVIQAGEAILELGDPGALEVVVDVLSFDAVNLSPGMTARLTGWGGDPLEAVVRRVEPVGFEDVSALGVEERRVQVVADLVSPPGAWQSLGDGYRVDAEFLLWRADDVVQVPESAVFRTDGHSQVFRVVEDRAILTTVATGRSNGFYTVIQEGLEPGDQVVRHPDRQLEDGSRVRIR, encoded by the coding sequence ATGGGAAAAACGCGGATATCGAGTAAATGGCTGTTCTGGGGCCTATTGGCGGGGCTGGCGCTGGCAACGCTGCTATTCACCTTGCGCCCGGACCCGGTGTGGGTGGATCTCGCCTCCGTCACCCGCGGGCCTCTGGAAGTCACCATCACCGAAGAAGGCAGGACCCGGGTTCGGGACCGGTACCTGGTGTCGTCGCCGGTGGCCGGCTATCTGCATCGGGTATTGCTGGAGGTGGGCGATCCGGTGATTCCTGGCGAACTGCTGACCGAGGTGGACCCGATGCCAGCGGCAACCCTCGATGCGCGCAGCCGGGCAGAGGCGGAGGCGAGGGTCGAGTCCGCCCGGTCAGCACTCAATTCCACCCGCCAGAAAGTGGCCGCCGCACAGGCCGAGGCAGACCTTGCTGCGCGGGAACTGGCGCGACTCCAGGTGCTCAGCCCCGAGAACTTCGTGTCTGACGAGCGTCTGCAGCAGGCCCGGGCTGCGGCGGACAGGGCCCAGGCAATTCTGCGGTCGGCCCGGTTTGATGAAGAAGTGATGGCCCATGAGCTGGCGGCGGCCCGGACTCGACTGGACGTGTCGGCGGCCCGGGCATCCGGCAATGGTTCGGTGGAGCGTGTGCCGGTGCGTTCCCCCGTGAACGGGTCGGTGTTGGCCGTTGTCCGGAAGAGCGAAGGGGTGATTCAGGCCGGTGAGGCCATCCTGGAGCTGGGTGATCCCGGCGCCCTGGAGGTGGTGGTTGACGTGCTCAGTTTTGACGCGGTCAATCTCAGCCCGGGTATGACGGCAAGATTGACCGGGTGGGGCGGAGATCCTCTGGAGGCGGTGGTTCGTCGGGTGGAACCGGTGGGCTTTGAGGACGTCTCGGCTCTGGGCGTGGAAGAGCGGCGGGTTCAGGTGGTCGCCGATCTCGTCAGCCCCCCGGGCGCCTGGCAAAGCCTTGGTGATGGTTATCGGGTAGACGCCGAGTTTCTGCTCTGGCGTGCCGACGATGTGGTACAGGTACCGGAATCGGCGGTCTTCCGCACCGACGGCCACAGCCAGGTGTTCCGGGTGGTGGAGGATCGGGCCATTCTGACAACGGTTGCCACTGGCCGAAGCAACGGCTTCTATACCGTTATCCAGGAGGGACTCGAGCCCGGCGACCAGGTAGTGCGGCACCCGGATCGACAGCTTGAGGACGGCAGCCGGGTGCGCATTCGCTAA
- a CDS encoding ABC transporter permease has translation MERALNIKLRRELWQMRGQVLAIALVIAGGVAVCVMSLVNYSSLSATRADYYQQHQFAEVFVSVKRAPLNVLREIRRLPGVARVEDRVEGSAKLEMPGFSDPVSARLVSVPSTGQPGINRLFIRQGRLPEAGRAREVAVIGSFAEAHRLSLGDRFFAIINGRRQQLVLTGIVESPEFIYVLPPGGMLPDYQRFGVLWMNRDVLAPAFDMDGALNSLVVTLRRGNTLETVIDALDRVLEPYGTTGAYGRADQFSHRFLNDELNQLKTMATVFPLIFMSVAMFLLNVVIGRLIGTQRDIIAVLKAFGYGNREIAWHYSKLVMVIAVLGLLLGMVLGLWLGRALGELYMDYYRFPGLLFRIQPAWLLAIAALTLLVAWGGAWRSIRHAAALPPAEAMRPEGPARYHLSVLERVLRRTWFSQPSRMILRQLSRRPGRTALSVGGIAMATAIVLVGNFQFDSVSVMVHTQFARVQQQDLAAAFIDPVNASALFGLQRQPGIRYVEGRRVVPVRLVFGHRQWRSAITGIPSQAQLQFVIDENLQPVTLPVAGLLLTDYLAAELGVRPGESIQVQLLEGDRRTVAVPVTGISSEFVGVGAYMRLEALNRILGDGPLVNQAMINLEPALASSVYDRLRETPAVLGISIRQAMLDSFYDTLARTFLTFTFFNSLMGGIIAFGVVYNTIRISLAEKGRELASLRVLGYTHNEVAHILLGEVALLIVVGIPLGWFAGQGLAVLIITAMQTELYRVPLIITGQTLSVSALVVVVSALASGLVAWRRLRALDLVAVLKTRE, from the coding sequence ATGGAGAGGGCGCTGAACATCAAGCTCAGGCGCGAACTCTGGCAGATGCGCGGTCAGGTGCTGGCCATTGCCCTGGTTATTGCCGGCGGTGTCGCTGTGTGCGTGATGTCTCTTGTGAACTATTCCTCCCTGAGTGCGACCCGCGCTGATTATTACCAGCAGCACCAGTTTGCCGAGGTATTCGTGTCGGTAAAGCGGGCGCCTTTGAACGTGCTGAGGGAGATCCGGCGGCTGCCAGGGGTGGCCCGGGTGGAGGATCGGGTGGAGGGCTCTGCCAAACTGGAGATGCCGGGGTTTTCCGATCCGGTGTCGGCGCGGTTGGTGTCGGTCCCCTCCACTGGCCAACCGGGAATCAACCGCCTGTTTATCCGGCAAGGCCGATTGCCGGAGGCGGGGCGGGCCCGAGAGGTCGCCGTCATTGGCAGCTTTGCCGAGGCTCACCGGCTGTCCCTGGGGGACCGCTTTTTCGCAATCATCAATGGCCGCCGCCAGCAGCTGGTGCTCACCGGCATTGTTGAGTCTCCGGAGTTCATTTACGTGCTGCCACCGGGCGGCATGCTGCCGGACTACCAGCGTTTTGGCGTGCTCTGGATGAACCGGGACGTGCTGGCTCCGGCTTTTGACATGGACGGTGCGTTAAACAGTCTCGTTGTGACGCTCAGGCGGGGTAATACCCTTGAAACTGTGATCGATGCCCTCGACCGGGTCCTGGAACCCTACGGGACCACAGGAGCCTACGGGCGCGCCGACCAATTCTCTCACCGGTTCCTGAATGATGAGCTGAACCAGCTGAAAACCATGGCCACGGTGTTTCCCCTGATCTTCATGTCCGTGGCCATGTTTCTCCTGAACGTGGTGATTGGTCGTCTGATCGGCACCCAACGGGACATCATTGCCGTGCTCAAGGCCTTTGGCTACGGCAATCGTGAGATTGCCTGGCATTACAGCAAGCTGGTTATGGTCATTGCCGTGCTGGGCCTGCTGCTGGGGATGGTCCTGGGTCTCTGGCTGGGCAGGGCCCTGGGTGAGCTGTATATGGATTACTATCGGTTTCCCGGGTTGCTATTCCGTATTCAGCCGGCCTGGCTGCTGGCGATCGCTGCCCTGACCCTGCTGGTTGCCTGGGGCGGCGCCTGGCGGTCGATCCGCCACGCAGCTGCATTGCCCCCCGCAGAAGCCATGCGACCGGAGGGGCCGGCCCGGTACCATCTGTCGGTTCTGGAGCGCGTGTTGCGCCGGACGTGGTTCTCCCAGCCATCGCGCATGATCCTGCGCCAACTGTCCCGCCGGCCGGGGCGGACGGCGTTGTCGGTTGGCGGTATCGCCATGGCCACGGCCATCGTGCTGGTGGGTAATTTCCAGTTTGATTCGGTCTCGGTCATGGTGCACACGCAGTTTGCTCGGGTCCAGCAGCAGGATCTCGCCGCTGCCTTCATTGATCCGGTCAATGCCAGTGCGCTTTTTGGTCTTCAGCGACAGCCAGGCATCCGCTACGTGGAGGGCCGGCGTGTGGTACCGGTGCGGCTTGTGTTCGGTCACCGCCAGTGGCGCAGCGCCATTACTGGGATTCCTTCACAGGCCCAACTGCAATTTGTGATCGATGAAAACCTGCAGCCAGTTACTCTGCCGGTGGCCGGACTGTTGCTGACGGATTATCTGGCGGCCGAGCTCGGTGTCCGCCCGGGGGAAAGCATTCAGGTACAACTGCTGGAGGGGGACCGCAGGACTGTCGCGGTACCGGTCACCGGCATCTCCAGCGAGTTTGTGGGCGTCGGCGCTTACATGCGCCTGGAGGCGCTGAATCGTATCCTGGGAGATGGGCCACTGGTTAATCAGGCCATGATCAATCTGGAGCCGGCGCTGGCCTCATCGGTTTACGACCGCCTCCGGGAAACGCCTGCCGTTCTGGGTATCAGCATACGCCAGGCGATGCTGGACAGTTTCTACGACACCCTGGCGCGAACCTTTCTTACGTTCACCTTCTTTAACAGCCTGATGGGCGGAATCATTGCCTTCGGGGTTGTTTACAATACCATCCGGATTTCGCTGGCGGAGAAAGGGCGCGAGCTGGCGAGCTTGCGGGTTCTGGGGTACACCCATAACGAAGTCGCCCATATCCTGTTGGGCGAAGTGGCGCTGCTGATCGTGGTAGGCATTCCTCTCGGATGGTTTGCGGGACAGGGGCTGGCGGTGCTGATCATCACCGCCATGCAAACCGAGCTCTACCGGGTGCCTTTGATTATCACCGGCCAGACGCTGTCGGTTTCTGCCCTGGTTGTGGTGGTTTCGGCCCTGGCGTCGGGGCTGGTAGCGTGGCGGCGCCTGCGGGCGCTGGATCTGGTCGCGGTATTGAAAACGCGGGAATAA
- a CDS encoding ABC transporter ATP-binding protein, giving the protein MHALRGVDLDLYGGELVVMLGASGSGKSTLLNILGGLDVPTSGKVRYRDMDLSTAGDRELTRYRRQHVGFVFQFYNLIPSLTALENVAAVTEISISPMAPEEALTLVGLQSRMDHFPAQLSGGEQQRVAIARAIAKRPAVLLCDEPTGALDSATGVVVLEALEKANRETGTTTVIITHNASIAAMADRVITLSDGTISGEHHNEQRQNPRTLSW; this is encoded by the coding sequence GTGCATGCCCTCAGAGGTGTGGACCTGGATCTTTATGGTGGTGAGCTGGTGGTCATGCTCGGTGCGTCCGGCTCGGGAAAGTCCACACTGCTCAACATACTCGGTGGGCTGGACGTGCCCACCTCCGGCAAGGTTCGTTATCGTGACATGGATCTCAGTACGGCCGGCGACCGTGAGCTGACCCGCTACCGTCGACAACACGTGGGCTTCGTGTTCCAGTTCTACAACCTGATTCCCAGTCTTACCGCCCTGGAGAACGTGGCTGCCGTCACGGAAATCTCCATCAGCCCCATGGCGCCCGAAGAAGCACTGACTCTCGTGGGGTTGCAGTCCCGTATGGACCATTTCCCGGCCCAGCTCTCCGGCGGGGAGCAGCAGCGTGTTGCCATAGCGCGGGCCATTGCCAAACGGCCGGCGGTGCTGCTGTGCGATGAGCCAACAGGCGCACTCGATTCGGCCACGGGTGTGGTGGTACTGGAGGCCCTGGAGAAAGCCAACCGCGAGACTGGCACTACTACGGTGATCATCACCCACAACGCGTCTATCGCAGCGATGGCTGACCGGGTGATCACCCTCTCTGACGGCACGATCAGTGGCGAGCACCATAATGAACAGCGCCAGAACCCCCGAACACTGTCCTGGTAG
- a CDS encoding TraR/DksA family transcriptional regulator — translation MTNRKSELETLRADLTARLSRYEAHQHRTDGALDKDFEEQATQTQNDEVVDSLETETRAELAQIERALARIENGVGDECESCGEPIDPRRLQVLPYTTVCVDCADD, via the coding sequence ATGACGAACCGGAAATCGGAACTGGAGACGCTGCGGGCAGACCTTACCGCCCGGCTGTCCCGCTATGAGGCGCACCAGCATCGCACCGACGGCGCCCTGGACAAGGACTTCGAGGAGCAGGCCACCCAGACCCAGAATGACGAAGTGGTGGATTCGCTGGAAACCGAGACCCGGGCCGAGCTCGCCCAGATCGAACGGGCCCTGGCGCGGATCGAAAACGGCGTGGGCGACGAGTGTGAGTCCTGCGGTGAACCGATTGACCCGCGCCGTCTGCAGGTGCTTCCCTATACCACCGTCTGTGTGGATTGCGCGGACGACTGA